The following proteins are co-located in the Malus sylvestris chromosome 13, drMalSylv7.2, whole genome shotgun sequence genome:
- the LOC126596150 gene encoding uncharacterized protein At1g66480-like, which produces MGNSLVGKKRAKVMQVNGETFKLKTPVQAGEVVKDFPGHVLLKSSDVKHFGVRAKPLEPYQQLEPNRLYFLVELPKVDVKKESFPRRVRSGINMSAKDRLESLMLSRRSVSDLSVMKSSASTASIVPEEEANGAVRVRMRLPRAEVEKLMRQSGDDAEAAQKIMDLCMVNTNNVKSNDQGLGMNPQIHWKDEGRLLESQGIKERHRVQKRVSFRPANEGEIQQIVAAS; this is translated from the exons ATGGGAAACAGCTTGGTAGGCAAAAAACGTGCAAAAGTTATGCAAGTTAATGGAGAGACATTCAAGTTGAAAACACCAGTGCAAGCTGGTGAGGTTGTCAAGGATTTCCCAGGTCATGTTTTGCTAAAATCATCGGATGTGAAGCATTTCGGGGTTCGGGCAAAGCCGTTGGAACCCTACCAACAGCTTGAGCCAAACAGGTTGTATTTTCTTGTGGAGTTGCCCAAGGTTGATGTTAAAAAAGAGAGTTTTCCGAGAAGGGTTCGTTCTGGAATAAACATGAGTGCTAAGGACAGGCTCGAAAGCCTAATGCTTTCTCGGAGGTCGGTTTCGGACCTTTCGGTCATGAAATCATCGGCATCGACAGCAAGCATTGTGCCCGAGGAGGAGGCGAATGGGGCGGTGCGCGTGAGGATGAGGCTTCCGAGGGCAGAAGTAGAGAAATTGATGCGGCAAAGTGGAGACGACGCGGAGGCAGCTCAGAAGATTATGGATCTTTGCATGGTGAACACCAACAATGTGAAGAGCAATGATCAAGGTTTGGGTATGAACCCGCAAATACATTGGAAGGATGAAGGAAGATTGCTCGAGTCGCAAGGAATCAAGGAGCGTCATCGGGTTCAG AAACGAGTGAGTTTCCGACCAGCCAATGAAGGAGAGATACAGCAAATAGTGGCGGCTTCTTAA